From a region of the Gordonia sp. PP30 genome:
- a CDS encoding fumarate reductase/succinate dehydrogenase flavoprotein subunit: MDLSGNVPAGDPATAWRRRCDDYRLVGPGNRRRLEVIVVGTGLAGAGCAAALGELGFRVHAFTFHDAPRRAHSVAAQGGINAARARTVDGDSIRRFVTDTVKGGDFRGREADAFRLAEESARVIDHLNALGAPFAREYGGPLSTRSFGGVQVSRTYYTRGQTGQQLQIAASQALLRQVAAGTVTLHTRQEMLDLIVADGRAQGIVVRDLVTGEIGARTAHAVVLATGGYGTVFYQSTLARNSNATAAWRAHRRGAYLASPSFVQFHPTALPVSAPWQSKTTLMSESLRNDGRIWVPAAAGDTRPPGQIPEAERDYYLERKYPAFGNLTPRDVASRAAREQIDGGQGVGPLRNSVYLDFADALSRLGRPVIAERYGNLFDMYRSATGEDPYSTPMRIAPAAHFTMGGLWSDFNQMTSVPGLFVGGEAGWGYHGANRLGANSLLSACVDGWFTLPRSVPDFLAGLLGTPVLSQDDDAVRATAADVRARIDRLTSIGGTTGPIAFHRELGAILYAGCGVTRTAASLTTAIEAIDELSARFWSNLRVTGGTAEFNQELERAGRVADFLELARLMCVDALDRDESCGAHFRAEHQTPDGEALRDDDEWAFVSAWESTAAGGLVRHREPLEFRCVPLQTRNYR; this comes from the coding sequence ATGGACCTGTCCGGCAACGTGCCCGCCGGCGACCCGGCCACCGCGTGGCGCCGGCGCTGCGACGACTACCGACTGGTGGGCCCGGGCAATCGCCGTCGGCTCGAGGTGATCGTCGTCGGCACCGGGCTGGCCGGTGCCGGGTGCGCGGCCGCCCTGGGCGAACTCGGTTTTCGGGTGCACGCCTTCACCTTTCACGACGCGCCACGTCGCGCTCACAGCGTCGCGGCGCAGGGCGGGATCAACGCCGCCCGCGCCCGCACGGTCGACGGTGACTCGATCCGGCGGTTCGTCACCGACACCGTGAAGGGCGGCGACTTCCGCGGCCGCGAGGCCGACGCCTTCCGGCTCGCCGAGGAGTCGGCCCGGGTGATCGACCATCTCAACGCTCTCGGCGCGCCCTTCGCCCGCGAATACGGCGGCCCGCTGTCCACCCGCAGTTTCGGCGGCGTGCAGGTCTCGCGGACCTACTACACGCGCGGCCAGACCGGGCAGCAGTTGCAGATCGCCGCCTCGCAGGCGCTGCTGCGGCAGGTCGCCGCGGGCACCGTCACGCTGCACACCCGTCAGGAGATGCTCGACCTGATCGTCGCCGACGGCCGGGCGCAGGGCATCGTCGTGCGCGATCTGGTGACAGGCGAGATCGGCGCGCGGACCGCGCACGCCGTGGTGCTCGCCACCGGCGGCTACGGCACGGTGTTTTACCAGTCGACGCTCGCCCGCAACTCGAACGCGACCGCCGCCTGGCGGGCTCATCGGCGCGGGGCGTACCTGGCGTCGCCGTCGTTCGTGCAGTTCCACCCGACCGCCCTGCCGGTCAGCGCGCCGTGGCAGTCCAAGACCACGCTGATGAGCGAGTCGCTGCGCAACGACGGCCGGATCTGGGTGCCGGCCGCCGCGGGCGACACCCGACCGCCCGGCCAGATCCCCGAAGCCGAGCGCGACTACTACCTGGAGCGCAAGTATCCGGCCTTCGGCAACCTCACCCCGCGCGACGTCGCCTCGCGGGCGGCCCGCGAGCAGATCGACGGCGGGCAGGGCGTCGGCCCGCTCCGCAACAGCGTCTACCTCGACTTCGCCGACGCGCTGAGCCGCCTCGGCCGGCCGGTGATCGCCGAGCGCTACGGCAACCTCTTCGACATGTACCGGTCGGCCACCGGCGAGGACCCGTACTCCACGCCCATGCGGATCGCGCCCGCCGCGCACTTCACGATGGGCGGCCTCTGGTCGGACTTCAATCAGATGACTTCTGTCCCAGGGCTTTTCGTCGGGGGCGAGGCCGGCTGGGGCTACCACGGGGCCAACCGGCTGGGCGCCAACTCGCTGTTGTCGGCATGCGTCGACGGCTGGTTCACGTTGCCGCGATCGGTGCCGGACTTCCTCGCCGGCCTGCTCGGCACGCCGGTGCTGAGCCAGGACGACGACGCCGTGCGCGCCACCGCGGCCGACGTCCGCGCGCGCATCGACCGTCTCACCTCGATCGGCGGCACTACCGGACCGATCGCCTTCCATCGCGAACTGGGCGCGATCCTCTACGCGGGGTGCGGCGTCACTCGCACCGCGGCCTCGCTGACCACCGCGATCGAGGCGATCGACGAGCTGTCCGCGCGCTTCTGGTCTAATCTGCGCGTGACCGGCGGAACGGCCGAGTTCAACCAGGAACTCGAGCGGGCCGGACGGGTCGCGGACTTCCTCGAACTCGCGCGTCTGATGTGTGTCGACGCACTCGACCGCGACGAGTCGTGCGGAGCACATTTCCGTGCCGAGCACCAGACCCCGGACGGCGAGGCGCTGCGCGACGACGACGAGTGGGCCTTCGTCTCGGCCTGGGAGTCCACCGCCGCCGGTGGCCTCGTCCGGCATCGCGAACCGCTCGAATTCCGCTGTGTACCACTGCAAACGCGGAACTACCGATAG
- a CDS encoding succinate dehydrogenase/fumarate reductase iron-sulfur subunit yields MDEQLTLEVWRQPGGDAPGAFVTYLVDGVRPEMSLLEVLDLLNEQLVDSGTEPIVFDSDCREGICGACGITVNGRPHGPVPNTPSCMQHLWQFPEDSHLRLEPLRANAFPVVHDLAVDRSALDRVIEAGGHVDVRTGQAADADTGLIPHDVAEEALDFAACIGCGACVAACPNGAAHLFAGAKLLHLSMLTYGKQERSRRARAITGQLDDDFGPCSTFGECAQVCPADIDLAAVAAVNREAMRAAFRR; encoded by the coding sequence ATGGACGAGCAACTCACCCTCGAAGTCTGGCGCCAGCCCGGCGGCGACGCGCCGGGCGCCTTCGTGACCTACCTGGTCGACGGGGTGCGTCCGGAGATGTCCCTGCTGGAGGTGCTCGATCTGCTCAATGAGCAGTTGGTCGACTCGGGCACCGAGCCGATCGTCTTCGACTCCGACTGCCGCGAGGGCATCTGCGGCGCCTGCGGGATCACGGTGAACGGCCGCCCGCACGGCCCGGTGCCCAACACGCCGTCGTGCATGCAGCACCTGTGGCAGTTCCCCGAAGACTCTCACCTGCGGCTGGAACCCCTGCGCGCCAACGCCTTTCCCGTGGTGCACGACCTCGCCGTCGATCGTTCCGCCCTGGATCGGGTGATCGAGGCGGGCGGCCACGTCGATGTGCGCACCGGCCAGGCCGCCGATGCCGACACCGGCCTCATTCCGCACGACGTGGCCGAGGAGGCGCTCGACTTCGCCGCCTGTATCGGCTGCGGGGCATGCGTCGCCGCGTGCCCGAACGGTGCCGCGCATCTGTTCGCGGGCGCCAAGCTGCTGCACTTGTCGATGCTGACCTACGGGAAGCAGGAGCGCTCCCGGCGAGCCCGCGCGATCACCGGACAGCTCGACGACGACTTCGGCCCCTGCTCCACTTTCGGCGAATGCGCCCAGGTCTGCCCCGCGGACATCGATCTGGCCGCCGTCGCCGCGGTGAACCGCGAGGCGATGCGCGCGGCCTTCCGTCGCTGA
- a CDS encoding hotdog fold domain-containing protein, with protein sequence MSADSPTYALRKRLPSNLLGNTLFSLGMVAKVPYFGTVLPLVQEMRPGYCRVTSPNWFGVHNHIGTFHAIAACNLAEAAMGMLMEATTPTSHRWIPKAMQVQYLAKAKTRLTAHAELAEPIDFATITDGTDVTVSVRVCDTAGTEVVHAEITTWVTAAES encoded by the coding sequence ATGTCTGCTGACTCGCCCACCTACGCGCTGCGCAAGCGCCTCCCGTCGAACCTGCTGGGAAACACCCTGTTCTCCCTCGGGATGGTCGCCAAGGTGCCGTATTTCGGCACGGTGCTGCCGCTGGTCCAGGAGATGCGGCCCGGCTACTGCCGGGTGACCAGCCCCAACTGGTTCGGTGTCCACAACCACATCGGCACCTTCCATGCGATCGCCGCCTGCAATCTCGCCGAGGCGGCCATGGGCATGCTGATGGAGGCCACCACTCCGACGTCGCACCGCTGGATCCCCAAGGCGATGCAGGTGCAGTACCTGGCGAAGGCGAAGACCCGGCTGACCGCGCATGCCGAACTCGCCGAGCCGATCGACTTCGCCACCATCACCGACGGCACGGACGTGACGGTGTCGGTTCGCGTCTGCGACACCGCCGGCACCGAGGTGGTCCACGCCGAGATCACCACGTGGGTCACCGCGGCGGAGTCGTGA
- a CDS encoding thioredoxin domain-containing protein: protein MNPIRTALAAALLATALLASGCGDNARQRAKDLPAPAASGTTTSAAAGPWQSAIDSTPAPAPGTAPQANLSEPFRISAAPAGATPRAVVTLILDPACPACRAFDRIAGPVLASYTSDPQVAVDYRVISFLDRAGPDRYSSRAANALYCAWADAALAGKTGAWRAYLERLFEAQPAEGGAGLPDSRLAALGDGQFPGLSECVAGEAHGAQVTANTRAVLADKSFKGTPTVLINGTEFSVSGAEDLRGAIDAAKG, encoded by the coding sequence GTGAATCCCATCCGCACCGCTCTGGCCGCGGCCCTGCTCGCCACGGCGCTCTTGGCCTCGGGGTGCGGCGACAACGCTCGCCAGCGGGCGAAAGACCTCCCCGCACCGGCCGCCTCGGGCACGACGACCTCTGCTGCGGCGGGGCCGTGGCAATCCGCCATCGACTCCACGCCGGCGCCCGCGCCGGGAACCGCACCGCAGGCGAACCTGTCGGAGCCGTTCCGCATCAGTGCGGCACCCGCCGGCGCCACTCCGCGTGCCGTCGTCACGCTGATCCTCGATCCGGCCTGCCCCGCCTGCCGCGCGTTCGATCGGATCGCCGGACCGGTACTGGCGAGCTATACCTCCGATCCGCAGGTCGCCGTCGACTATCGGGTGATCTCCTTCCTCGACCGTGCCGGCCCGGACCGGTACTCGTCGCGCGCCGCGAACGCCCTCTACTGCGCGTGGGCCGATGCCGCGCTGGCGGGCAAGACCGGGGCGTGGCGCGCCTATCTGGAGCGGCTGTTCGAAGCGCAGCCCGCCGAGGGCGGCGCCGGGCTGCCGGACTCCCGCCTGGCCGCGCTCGGCGACGGCCAGTTCCCGGGCCTGTCCGAGTGCGTCGCCGGAGAAGCCCACGGTGCGCAGGTGACCGCGAACACTCGCGCGGTACTGGCGGACAAGTCGTTCAAGGGCACCCCGACCGTGCTGATCAACGGCACCGAGTTCTCCGTCAGCGGTGCCGAGGACCTGCGGGGTGCCATAGACGCCGCCAAGGGCTGA
- a CDS encoding DsbA family protein produces MSSNRVIDPRAAERRRSILIMIVATIVLIAVAVGVIFWATSGHKKQGDGADPLNLGNATPTVLTDGAIRFTGAPAGTTPKVVVSITEDFQCPACKAFETAFGPTLATYHDNPQVALDYTTINMLDRSSSGTRYSTRAANAALCVAETTGKDHDFSKWLEFHNLMFADQPAEGGTGLPNKQILAIAKQAGVEGIDKCVRDIDYGNWIVKNSEKVMSEPGFSGTPNVRINGKVVELSSPEDLQKQIDDAVKAGS; encoded by the coding sequence GTGAGTTCCAACCGGGTTATCGACCCTCGGGCCGCCGAGCGGCGCCGCTCCATCCTGATCATGATCGTCGCGACCATCGTGCTCATCGCCGTCGCCGTGGGCGTCATCTTCTGGGCCACCAGCGGCCACAAGAAGCAGGGAGACGGCGCCGATCCGCTGAACCTCGGCAACGCGACGCCGACCGTCCTGACCGACGGTGCGATCCGGTTCACCGGTGCCCCGGCGGGCACCACACCGAAGGTCGTGGTCTCGATCACCGAGGACTTCCAGTGCCCGGCGTGTAAGGCCTTCGAGACCGCTTTCGGCCCGACACTGGCCACGTATCACGACAACCCGCAGGTCGCGCTCGACTACACCACCATCAACATGCTCGACCGTTCGTCGAGCGGAACCCGCTACTCGACTCGCGCCGCGAACGCCGCTCTCTGCGTCGCCGAGACCACCGGCAAGGATCACGACTTCAGCAAATGGCTGGAGTTCCACAACCTGATGTTCGCCGATCAGCCCGCCGAGGGCGGCACGGGTCTGCCCAACAAGCAGATCCTCGCGATCGCCAAGCAGGCCGGTGTCGAGGGCATCGACAAGTGCGTGCGGGACATCGACTACGGCAACTGGATCGTCAAGAACTCCGAAAAGGTGATGAGCGAGCCCGGCTTCAGCGGCACTCCGAACGTGCGGATCAACGGCAAGGTCGTTGAGCTGAGCAGCCCCGAAGACCTGCAGAAGCAGATCGACGACGCCGTCAAGGCCGGATCGTGA
- a CDS encoding vitamin K epoxide reductase family protein — MTAESGTSTPDSAVDGVPDLADTVASEISDASADVTDDAVGPAVHPLLARRPIGVVTSWVMLVCGVLGMAASATLTIERIDLLINPANTPSCNFSPILSCGSVMVTEQARFFGFPNPLLGMPAFAVILTTAVLSVGRVQLPRWYWIGQTLGLSIGFVFVNYLAFQSIYRINALCPYCMVVWTITPILLNLSLSRALGDGPRSRLARDLSWMLLIVWYAIVIVCGGQRFWDYWVTLF, encoded by the coding sequence GTGACCGCCGAATCCGGCACCTCCACACCGGATTCGGCGGTCGACGGTGTCCCCGACCTCGCGGACACCGTCGCCTCGGAGATCTCCGACGCATCGGCCGACGTGACCGACGATGCCGTCGGTCCGGCGGTGCACCCGCTGCTGGCGCGGCGGCCGATCGGCGTCGTCACGTCGTGGGTGATGCTGGTCTGCGGTGTCCTCGGCATGGCAGCGTCGGCGACGCTCACCATCGAGCGCATCGATCTGCTGATCAACCCGGCGAATACGCCGTCGTGCAACTTCAGCCCGATCCTGTCGTGCGGTTCGGTGATGGTGACCGAGCAGGCGCGGTTCTTCGGTTTCCCCAACCCGCTGCTCGGCATGCCGGCGTTCGCGGTCATCCTGACCACCGCGGTGCTCTCGGTCGGCCGCGTCCAGCTGCCGCGCTGGTACTGGATCGGCCAGACCCTCGGCCTGTCCATCGGGTTCGTCTTCGTCAACTACCTGGCGTTCCAGAGCATCTACCGCATCAACGCGCTCTGCCCGTACTGCATGGTGGTGTGGACCATCACCCCGATCCTGCTGAACCTCAGCCTTTCCCGCGCCCTCGGCGACGGCCCGCGCAGCCGCCTGGCCCGCGACCTGAGCTGGATGCTGCTGATCGTCTGGTACGCGATCGTGATCGTCTGTGGGGGACAACGCTTCTGGGACTACTGGGTCACGCTGTTCTGA
- the mftG gene encoding mycofactocin system GMC family oxidoreductase MftG: MSPELPRSADVVVVGAGTAGALVAARLAERGDRSVLLVERGPVEPPGPETTMLRRLPLGDPVRAAAIPEAGGRPVVRGRGLGGSSAINGGYFLRPHLADFADWPQWWTPERLGAGYRAVEELLGVSEFADDELGDVPRTFEEYWSADAGARLLPDGRPATTEQHATGESGTAAEWARPGLLRVRTNRRDGRRVTTAEALASAEGRAPATLSLAGEAPVDEVLVRGGRVTGVRIGADVVTAGAVILSAGTLGTAALLARSGVLAGLGLDSLVPQEHAERIVRFAPRHPVSAPALLQSVVHADDGIEIRCYGDDFASFIDGVPSRGIPVGVTDLAHAAAGSWRDGRLDLGAPDAASLARMERWVSVVSEMLSSPEFGELVVPGSVEVDPVVGMSQHASGTLPLGVLVDPLGGVPGVAGLRVVDGSVLPPGLASGPHATIAMLGWVIGGAIE, encoded by the coding sequence ATGAGTCCGGAGTTGCCGCGGTCCGCGGACGTCGTGGTCGTGGGCGCTGGGACGGCGGGCGCCCTGGTGGCGGCCCGCCTGGCCGAGCGCGGTGACCGCTCGGTGCTGTTGGTGGAGCGGGGCCCCGTGGAACCACCCGGTCCCGAGACCACGATGCTGCGCCGTCTGCCGCTCGGTGATCCGGTGCGGGCCGCGGCGATCCCGGAGGCCGGTGGGCGGCCGGTGGTCCGCGGTCGCGGACTGGGCGGGTCATCGGCGATCAACGGCGGATACTTCCTGCGTCCGCACCTCGCGGACTTCGCCGACTGGCCGCAGTGGTGGACGCCGGAGCGTCTCGGTGCGGGCTATCGCGCGGTCGAGGAACTGCTGGGGGTGTCGGAGTTCGCCGATGACGAGCTCGGCGACGTACCGCGAACCTTCGAGGAGTACTGGTCGGCGGACGCGGGCGCTCGCCTGCTGCCCGATGGTCGTCCGGCGACCACGGAACAGCACGCCACGGGGGAATCGGGGACGGCGGCCGAGTGGGCGCGGCCGGGACTGCTTCGGGTGCGGACTAACCGGCGTGACGGCCGGCGGGTCACGACCGCCGAGGCGCTGGCATCCGCGGAGGGGAGGGCGCCGGCCACGCTGAGTCTTGCCGGGGAGGCGCCGGTTGATGAGGTACTGGTGCGCGGGGGCCGGGTCACCGGAGTCCGGATCGGCGCGGACGTGGTCACCGCGGGGGCGGTGATCCTGTCCGCGGGGACGCTCGGGACGGCGGCGCTGCTGGCACGCAGCGGTGTGCTCGCCGGGCTGGGGCTGGATTCGCTGGTGCCGCAAGAACATGCCGAGCGGATCGTGCGCTTCGCGCCGCGGCACCCGGTATCGGCGCCCGCGCTGCTGCAGTCGGTGGTTCACGCCGACGATGGAATCGAGATTCGTTGCTACGGTGACGATTTCGCGAGCTTCATCGACGGAGTGCCCTCGCGGGGGATTCCCGTAGGGGTGACCGATCTGGCGCACGCGGCGGCCGGATCGTGGCGGGACGGCCGTCTCGATCTGGGCGCGCCGGACGCGGCATCGCTGGCCCGGATGGAGCGCTGGGTGTCGGTCGTGTCCGAGATGCTGTCGTCGCCGGAGTTCGGCGAGTTGGTGGTTCCCGGTTCGGTAGAGGTGGACCCGGTGGTGGGGATGTCCCAGCACGCCTCGGGCACCCTCCCGCTGGGTGTGCTGGTCGATCCCCTGGGTGGTGTGCCCGGTGTCGCCGGCCTGCGGGTCGTCGACGGTTCGGTTCTCCCGCCGGGCCTGGCCAGCGGCCCGCACGCGACGATCGCGATGCTGGGCTGGGTCATCGGCGGCGCCATCGAATAG
- the mftF gene encoding mycofactocin biosynthesis glycosyltransferase MftF (Members of this protein family, MftF, are glycosyltransferases, members of PF00535 (glycosyl transferase family 2). The encoding gene is found as part of the mycofactocin cassette, in Mycobacterium tuberculosis, many other Actinobacteria, and occasional members of other lineages. Mycofactocin itself, a putative redox carrier, is a heavily modified derivative of the C-terminal Val-Tyr dipeptide of the mycofactocin precursor MftA (TIGR03969).) — translation MSAPATGPATDVLPDGFQVQIDQSCVRRRDLRYLVGGSPTRVLKLSDAALGMTSADGRIAVHDPATRSLARTLLDSGIGLPRPMGGPAHDSVTIVIPVRDNQAGIDTLLRARGATRMIVVDDGSATPIHAEGEGVTLIRLPENRGPAAARNAGLAAAATDFVAFLDSDTVPTRDWLTMLLGHFSDPKVAIVAPRIVGRRRPSGGSVVSRYANAHSSLDMGPREAMVASGTALAYVPSAAMVVRREGFLGFDESLRVAEDVDLCWRTQHAGWRVYYDPVAKVRHDHRESLSELLDRHRYYGTGAAELAARHGPVAAPVMSTVPMAAAVIGLLTRTRLGLLISAILALHSIYRTRNALEGVPGREMMAAGFVGRGLAFGLLQAAQALLRHYWPVTLVVSLFWSRFRNLVWQLAIAEGIATWVRVQLLESRAPAMGPVGFLLMHRLDDLAYGTGLWQGVVKQASPSALRPMLRL, via the coding sequence ATGAGCGCGCCCGCCACCGGGCCGGCGACCGACGTGCTGCCCGACGGCTTCCAGGTACAGATCGACCAGAGTTGTGTGCGTCGGCGCGACCTGCGCTATCTGGTCGGCGGATCGCCGACCCGCGTGCTGAAACTCTCCGACGCGGCCCTGGGGATGACCTCCGCCGACGGCCGGATCGCCGTGCACGACCCGGCGACTCGATCTCTGGCGCGCACCCTCCTGGACTCCGGCATCGGGCTGCCGAGACCGATGGGCGGCCCCGCGCACGACTCGGTGACGATCGTGATCCCGGTGCGTGACAACCAGGCCGGGATCGACACCCTGCTGCGGGCCCGCGGGGCGACCAGGATGATCGTGGTCGACGACGGCTCGGCCACGCCCATCCACGCCGAGGGCGAGGGGGTGACGCTGATCCGGCTGCCGGAGAACCGAGGTCCGGCCGCCGCCCGCAACGCAGGTCTCGCCGCGGCCGCCACCGATTTCGTGGCTTTCTTGGACTCCGACACCGTACCCACCCGCGACTGGCTCACCATGCTGCTCGGGCACTTCTCCGATCCGAAGGTCGCGATCGTGGCGCCGCGGATCGTCGGACGGCGCCGTCCGTCCGGCGGATCGGTGGTCTCGCGCTACGCGAATGCGCACTCGTCGCTCGACATGGGGCCCCGCGAAGCGATGGTGGCGTCCGGCACGGCGCTCGCGTACGTTCCGAGCGCGGCGATGGTGGTGCGGCGCGAGGGATTCCTCGGATTCGACGAGTCACTGCGCGTGGCCGAGGACGTGGATCTCTGCTGGCGCACCCAGCACGCCGGCTGGCGCGTGTACTACGACCCGGTGGCGAAGGTGCGTCACGACCACCGGGAATCGCTGTCGGAACTGCTCGATCGTCACCGCTACTACGGCACCGGGGCGGCCGAGCTGGCCGCGCGGCACGGCCCGGTGGCGGCGCCGGTGATGTCGACCGTGCCGATGGCGGCGGCCGTGATCGGGCTGCTGACGCGGACTCGGCTCGGTCTTCTGATCTCGGCGATCCTGGCCCTGCACTCGATCTACCGGACCCGGAACGCACTGGAAGGCGTGCCCGGCCGCGAGATGATGGCCGCCGGTTTCGTCGGCCGTGGCCTCGCATTCGGCCTGTTGCAGGCGGCGCAAGCTCTGCTGCGGCACTACTGGCCGGTCACGCTGGTGGTCTCGCTGTTCTGGTCGAGGTTCCGGAATCTGGTGTGGCAGTTGGCGATCGCCGAAGGCATCGCGACCTGGGTTCGGGTCCAGTTGCTGGAGTCGCGGGCCCCGGCGATGGGGCCGGTCGGCTTTCTCCTGATGCATCGGCTCGATGATCTGGCGTATGGCACCGGACTCTGGCAGGGCGTTGTGAAGCAGGCCAGCCCGAGCGCGCTGCGACCGATGCTGCGGCTCTAG
- the mftE gene encoding mycofactocin biosynthesis peptidyl-dipeptidase MftE, whose translation METATGALRQVNSSVRHLASSVWPDVASADEPTLLVPLGSTEQHGPHLPFGTDSQIAEAVAARGLVAVSAQPGAPSCLLAPTVPYGASGEHEGFPGTVSIGTEALALLLLEFGRSACRWASRLVFVNGHGGNAHALVSAVGRLRDEGRDVAWFPCMFDGADAHAGRTETSVLLDISPSQVRMDRARPGDTRPIGELLDDLRAHGVAGVSPNGVLGDPTGATAEAGKRDLSAAADRLSAAVLGWHVDQTGRLR comes from the coding sequence ATGGAAACGGCGACGGGGGCACTCAGGCAGGTGAACTCGTCAGTGCGGCATCTCGCCTCATCGGTGTGGCCGGACGTGGCATCGGCGGACGAGCCGACCCTGCTGGTTCCCCTGGGCTCGACAGAGCAGCACGGTCCGCATCTGCCGTTCGGCACCGATTCGCAGATCGCCGAGGCGGTCGCCGCGCGCGGACTCGTCGCCGTCTCGGCACAGCCGGGAGCGCCGTCCTGCCTCCTCGCCCCGACCGTTCCCTACGGGGCGTCCGGCGAACACGAGGGCTTCCCGGGGACGGTCTCCATCGGCACCGAGGCGCTCGCCCTGCTCCTGCTGGAGTTCGGCCGCAGCGCATGCCGCTGGGCATCGCGCCTGGTCTTCGTCAACGGCCACGGCGGCAACGCTCACGCGCTGGTGTCCGCCGTCGGCCGGCTCCGCGACGAGGGGCGCGACGTGGCCTGGTTCCCCTGTATGTTCGATGGCGCCGACGCGCACGCCGGTCGCACGGAAACCTCTGTGCTGCTTGACATCTCGCCGTCGCAGGTGCGGATGGATCGCGCCCGGCCGGGCGACACGCGGCCGATCGGGGAACTGCTGGACGATCTTCGCGCGCACGGTGTCGCCGGAGTGAGCCCGAACGGGGTGCTCGGCGATCCGACCGGCGCCACCGCGGAGGCGGGGAAGCGTGATCTGTCGGCGGCGGCCGATCGGTTGTCCGCCGCGGTGCTCGGCTGGCACGTGGACCAGACCGGACGGCTCCGATGA
- a CDS encoding CaiB/BaiF CoA-transferase family protein translates to MTTPSRQPSGRSGPLAAIRVIEFAGIGPGPHAAMLLADLGADVVRVQRPNQLPAEGTTPDALLRGRRVVEANLKNPADRETILNLVAKADVVLEGFRPGVMERLGFGPDDLAAVNPSLIYGRMTGWGQDGPRAELAGHDMNYISLTGMLHAIGRTDEKPTPPLNLVGDFGGGSMFLVIGILAALVERSVSGKGEVIDAAMVDGASVLGQMMWAFRGTGMWQDKRGVNFLDTGAPFYEVYETSDGKWMAVGSIEPQFYALLLEGLGIDPESLPHQIDASRWPEMKERFAEVFKTKTRDEWTAVFDGTDACVSPILDFTEAPNDPHLAARGTLVEIDGVMQAQVAPRFARSATRTPEPPTRVATDPAALWND, encoded by the coding sequence ATGACCACGCCTTCGCGTCAGCCGTCCGGCCGCTCCGGCCCGCTCGCCGCCATCCGCGTCATCGAGTTCGCCGGGATCGGTCCCGGCCCGCACGCCGCGATGCTGCTCGCCGATCTCGGCGCCGACGTGGTCCGGGTGCAGCGACCGAATCAGCTGCCCGCCGAGGGCACCACGCCGGACGCGCTGCTGCGCGGCCGGCGCGTGGTGGAGGCCAATCTCAAGAACCCCGCCGACCGGGAGACCATCCTCAATCTGGTCGCCAAGGCCGACGTGGTGCTCGAGGGCTTCCGCCCCGGCGTGATGGAACGTCTCGGTTTCGGGCCCGATGACCTCGCCGCCGTCAACCCCTCCTTGATCTACGGTCGCATGACCGGATGGGGGCAGGACGGTCCGCGCGCCGAGCTCGCCGGGCACGACATGAACTACATCTCGCTGACCGGCATGCTGCACGCGATCGGCCGCACCGATGAGAAGCCCACTCCCCCTCTGAATCTGGTCGGCGATTTCGGCGGCGGCTCGATGTTCTTGGTGATCGGGATCCTGGCCGCACTCGTCGAGCGCAGCGTCTCCGGCAAGGGCGAGGTGATCGACGCCGCCATGGTCGACGGCGCCTCCGTGCTCGGCCAGATGATGTGGGCCTTCCGCGGCACCGGTATGTGGCAGGACAAGCGCGGCGTCAACTTCCTCGACACCGGCGCCCCCTTCTACGAGGTGTACGAGACCTCCGACGGCAAGTGGATGGCCGTCGGCTCCATCGAGCCGCAGTTCTACGCTCTGCTGCTCGAGGGTCTGGGGATCGACCCCGAGTCGCTGCCGCACCAGATCGATGCCTCCCGCTGGCCGGAGATGAAGGAGCGTTTCGCCGAGGTCTTCAAGACCAAGACCCGCGACGAGTGGACCGCGGTCTTCGACGGCACCGACGCCTGCGTGTCGCCGATTCTGGACTTCACCGAGGCCCCGAACGACCCGCACCTCGCCGCGCGCGGCACCCTGGTCGAGATCGACGGCGTGATGCAGGCGCAGGTGGCGCCGCGCTTCGCGCGCTCCGCCACCCGGACGCCGGAGCCCCCGACCCGGGTCGCCACCGATCCCGCCGCCCTCTGGAACGACTGA